The following coding sequences are from one Kosakonia sp. H02 window:
- a CDS encoding DNA repair protein encodes MNKPIKRLEIIKYAIELEDDGIILSQLPSLKNEVTDPELAFIVHALEEKNYSDAIRAITAWLQNQRSVVSWQDPQVAASKLELKALEEQLRELIDKRNARIQSLDEFNDLYLTRLGPLMSHILRLRKTLAEAAVRRQEAEARRREADYLRCQKYLSQAVDVLVTLTQRWQSMPPHSMQAAEARKHLQQQSELIASLLAEAQELERGLTREEEPARQARDEARQEYESHQEQQHDAEKRFSFEQKMTEDERHELKRLWRQASKLCHPDLVDNELKNDAHGMMVQLNQARQRGDLSAIRSILTRLQKGLEPLMASDRLNDLQRLRQRILEVKQHIASLIDELAALEKEETWQLVSSLGDKETYFRQQEKALAEIRQSLEQQVSEAEYDEVA; translated from the coding sequence ATGAACAAACCTATAAAACGGCTTGAAATCATCAAATACGCCATTGAACTGGAGGATGACGGCATCATCCTTAGCCAACTTCCGTCACTTAAAAATGAAGTTACGGACCCGGAGTTAGCGTTTATCGTTCACGCCCTTGAAGAAAAGAACTACAGCGATGCGATACGCGCTATTACCGCCTGGCTACAAAACCAGCGCTCGGTGGTGAGCTGGCAGGATCCGCAAGTGGCCGCCAGCAAGCTGGAACTGAAAGCCCTTGAAGAGCAGTTGCGGGAACTTATCGATAAACGCAACGCACGCATTCAATCGCTGGATGAGTTCAACGATCTCTATTTAACCCGTCTCGGGCCGCTGATGTCGCACATCCTGCGGTTACGCAAAACCCTTGCCGAAGCGGCGGTTCGCCGCCAGGAAGCGGAAGCCCGTCGCCGTGAAGCGGATTATCTGCGCTGCCAGAAATACCTGTCGCAGGCGGTGGACGTGCTGGTGACATTAACGCAGCGCTGGCAAAGCATGCCGCCGCACTCCATGCAGGCGGCAGAAGCGCGCAAACATCTGCAACAGCAAAGCGAACTGATCGCCTCCCTGCTCGCCGAAGCGCAGGAGCTGGAACGCGGTCTGACGCGCGAAGAGGAACCGGCACGCCAGGCACGTGACGAGGCGCGCCAGGAGTACGAAAGCCATCAGGAACAGCAGCACGACGCCGAAAAACGGTTCAGTTTTGAGCAGAAAATGACTGAAGACGAGCGCCACGAGCTGAAGCGCCTGTGGCGTCAGGCCAGCAAACTTTGCCACCCTGATTTGGTGGATAACGAGTTAAAAAACGATGCCCACGGCATGATGGTGCAGCTTAACCAGGCTCGCCAGCGCGGCGATCTCAGCGCGATTCGCTCGATTCTGACTCGTCTGCAAAAAGGGCTGGAGCCATTAATGGCAAGCGATCGTTTAAACGATTTGCAGCGCCTGCGCCAGCGCATTCTGGAAGTGAAACAGCATATCGCCAGCCTGATTGACGAACTGGCGGCGCTGGAAAAAGAGGAGACCTGGCAACTGGTTTCTTCCCTGGGTGATAAAGAAACCTACTTCCGCCAGCAGGAAAAAGCGCTGGCAGAGATTCGCCAGTCGCTGGAACAGCAGGTCAGCGAAGCCGAATACGACGAAGTTGCCTGA
- the rpoD gene encoding RNA polymerase sigma factor RpoD: MEQNPQSQLKLLVTRGKEQGYLTYAEVNDHLPEDIVDSDQIEDIIQMINDMGIQVMEEAPDADDLLLAENSNNTDEDAEEAAAQVLSSVESEIGRTTDPVRMYMREMGTVELLTREGEIDIAKRIEDGINQVQCSVAEYPEAITYLLEQYDRVEAEQARLSDLITGFVDPNAEEDMAPTATHVGSELSSEEMDDDEDEEEEDDDDSDDDNSIDPELAREKFAELRTQYELTRDTIKAKGRSHAAAQEEILKLSEVFKQFRLVPKQFDYLVNSMRVMMDRVRTQERIIMKLCVEQCKMPKKNFITLFTGNETSETWFNAALAMNKPWSEKLNEVADDVQRGLAKLQQIEEETGLTIEQVKDINRRMSIGEAKARRAKKEMVEANLRLVISIAKKYTNRGLQFLDLIQEGNIGLMKAVDKFEYRRGYKFSTYATWWIRQAITRSIADQARTIRIPVHMIETINKLNRISRQMLQEMGREPTPEELAERMLMPEDKIRKVLKIAKEPISMETPIGDDEDSHLGDFIEDTTLELPLDSATTESLRAATHDVLAGLTAREAKVLRMRFGIDMNTDHTLEEVGKQFDVTRERIRQIEAKALRKLRHPSRSEVLRSFLDD, translated from the coding sequence ATGGAGCAAAACCCGCAGTCACAGCTGAAGCTTCTTGTCACCCGTGGTAAGGAGCAAGGCTATCTGACCTATGCCGAGGTCAATGACCATCTGCCGGAAGATATCGTCGACTCCGATCAGATCGAAGACATCATCCAAATGATCAACGATATGGGCATCCAGGTGATGGAAGAAGCACCGGATGCCGATGATCTTTTGCTGGCCGAAAACTCCAACAACACAGACGAAGATGCGGAAGAAGCTGCTGCGCAGGTGCTTTCCAGCGTTGAGTCTGAAATCGGACGAACTACCGACCCGGTGCGTATGTACATGCGCGAAATGGGCACCGTTGAACTGCTGACCCGTGAAGGCGAAATCGACATCGCCAAACGTATCGAAGACGGGATTAACCAGGTTCAGTGCTCCGTTGCCGAGTACCCGGAAGCGATCACCTATTTGCTGGAACAATACGACCGCGTTGAAGCTGAACAAGCTCGCCTTTCCGACTTGATCACTGGCTTTGTCGATCCTAACGCTGAAGAAGATATGGCACCGACTGCCACCCACGTCGGTTCTGAGCTCTCCAGCGAAGAGATGGATGATGACGAAGATGAAGAAGAAGAAGACGATGATGACAGCGACGATGACAACAGCATCGATCCTGAGCTGGCACGTGAGAAATTTGCCGAACTGCGCACGCAGTACGAACTGACTCGCGACACGATTAAAGCCAAAGGACGCAGCCACGCTGCCGCCCAGGAAGAGATCCTCAAGCTGTCTGAAGTCTTCAAGCAGTTCCGCCTGGTACCGAAGCAGTTCGATTACCTGGTAAACAGCATGCGCGTCATGATGGATCGCGTGCGCACCCAGGAACGCATAATCATGAAGCTGTGCGTTGAACAGTGCAAAATGCCGAAGAAAAACTTCATCACGCTGTTTACCGGCAATGAAACCAGCGAAACTTGGTTCAACGCCGCGCTGGCCATGAACAAACCGTGGTCAGAAAAGCTGAACGAAGTGGCAGACGACGTTCAACGCGGCCTGGCGAAGCTACAGCAGATCGAAGAAGAAACTGGCCTGACCATTGAGCAGGTTAAAGACATCAACCGTCGTATGTCTATCGGCGAAGCGAAAGCGCGTCGTGCGAAGAAAGAGATGGTGGAAGCGAACTTGCGTCTGGTTATTTCTATCGCCAAGAAATATACCAACCGTGGTCTGCAATTCCTCGATCTGATTCAGGAAGGCAACATCGGCCTGATGAAAGCGGTAGATAAGTTCGAATATCGCCGTGGTTACAAATTCTCCACCTATGCAACCTGGTGGATCCGTCAGGCCATTACCCGCTCCATCGCGGATCAGGCGCGCACCATCCGTATTCCGGTGCATATGATTGAGACTATCAACAAGCTCAACCGTATTTCTCGCCAGATGCTTCAGGAAATGGGGCGCGAGCCGACGCCGGAAGAGCTGGCTGAACGTATGCTGATGCCGGAAGATAAAATCCGTAAGGTGCTGAAAATTGCCAAAGAGCCGATCTCCATGGAAACACCGATTGGTGATGATGAAGATTCGCATCTGGGTGATTTTATTGAGGATACTACCCTCGAACTGCCGTTGGACTCTGCAACCACCGAGAGCCTGCGTGCTGCGACGCACGACGTTCTGGCTGGTCTGACCGCGCGTGAAGCGAAAGTGCTGCGTATGCGTTTCGGTATTGATATGAACACCGACCATACGCTGGAAGAAGTGGGTAAACAGTTCGACGTTACCCGCGAACGTATCCGTCAGATTGAAGCGAAGGCGCTGCGTAAACTGCGCCATCCGAGCCGTTCTGAAGTGCTGCGTAGCTTCCTTGACGATTAA
- a CDS encoding DapH/DapD/GlmU-related protein — protein sequence MNSDMNVAFLKECLRVEVIGGKDKKFSWGRTLRHAWRQPKRRFLFWWRIASYLNETKGKKGKKIAHFLNRRLMKKYNTEIGLGAKIQPGLIVAHYNGIVVSLYCDIGKNFLIRQNTTIGIKTPGKKDDEYRIIIGDNVVLGANCCIISDGIRIGNNVQIGAMTLVNKDIPDNCVYYTKKETVQVLREV from the coding sequence ATGAACAGCGATATGAATGTGGCATTTCTAAAAGAGTGTCTACGAGTAGAAGTGATTGGCGGAAAAGATAAGAAATTCTCATGGGGCAGAACGTTACGTCATGCATGGCGGCAACCAAAGCGTCGCTTTCTCTTTTGGTGGCGAATAGCCTCGTATCTTAATGAAACAAAAGGGAAAAAAGGAAAGAAGATCGCTCATTTTTTGAATCGCCGCCTGATGAAAAAATACAATACGGAAATTGGGCTTGGCGCAAAGATTCAACCTGGGTTAATTGTTGCGCATTATAATGGCATTGTCGTTTCTTTATATTGCGACATTGGCAAAAACTTTCTAATCAGGCAAAACACGACCATTGGTATAAAAACGCCAGGGAAAAAGGATGATGAATATAGAATAATCATCGGCGATAATGTCGTACTTGGCGCAAATTGCTGCATCATCTCCGATGGAATTCGCATCGGAAATAACGTGCAAATTGGCGCTATGACGCTTGTTAACAAAGACATACCGGACAATTGTGTGTATTACACAAAAAAAGAGACGGTCCAGGTGCTCAGGGAGGTGTAA
- a CDS encoding GntP family permease yields the protein MDVLIALLALGLLMLAAYRGYSVILFAPLVALGAVLLTQPAAVAPVFSDIFMDKLVGFVRLYFPVFLLGAVFGKLIEFAGFSRSIVSAVTRLMGHNKAMPVIILVCALLTFGGVSLFVVVFAVYPFAAEMFRQSKIPKRLMPATIALGAFTFTMDALPGSPQIQNIIPTTFYGTTSWAAPWLGILGSAFVAIGGWLYLDALRRKAQRNGEGYGTNLVNEPETPEDLDLPHPFIALLPLIVVGVANLLFTWFIPQAYGNNFMIDLPGLKAPLESDVQKMVAIWAVMAALLCGIVTIFLFAWRNLKGKLADGSKVAVGGAMLASLNTASEYGFGGVIAALPGFVQVADALKVIPNPLLNQAITINILSGITGSSSGGMSIALAAMADRFIESAHAAGIPLEVMHRVASMAAGGMDTLPHNGAIITLLAVTGLTHRQAYKPILGITLFKVLGAFFIIGVYYVTGLV from the coding sequence ATGGACGTCTTAATTGCCTTACTGGCGTTGGGATTGCTGATGTTAGCCGCCTATCGTGGCTATAGCGTGATCCTCTTTGCCCCCCTGGTCGCGCTCGGTGCGGTTCTGTTGACTCAACCTGCGGCGGTCGCGCCTGTTTTCAGCGATATCTTTATGGATAAGCTGGTTGGTTTTGTAAGACTCTATTTCCCGGTCTTTTTACTCGGGGCCGTGTTTGGAAAACTGATTGAGTTTGCCGGTTTTTCCCGTTCGATTGTCAGTGCCGTCACCCGCCTGATGGGCCATAACAAAGCAATGCCGGTGATAATTCTGGTGTGCGCCCTGCTTACTTTCGGCGGCGTGTCACTGTTCGTGGTGGTATTTGCTGTTTACCCCTTTGCCGCAGAAATGTTCCGCCAGAGCAAGATCCCGAAACGCCTGATGCCGGCAACAATCGCGCTGGGGGCCTTTACGTTCACCATGGATGCGCTACCCGGCTCACCACAGATCCAGAACATCATCCCGACGACGTTTTACGGCACAACCTCGTGGGCTGCGCCCTGGCTGGGCATTCTCGGCTCTGCATTTGTGGCGATAGGCGGTTGGCTCTATCTCGACGCGCTGCGCCGCAAAGCACAGCGTAACGGCGAAGGTTACGGCACTAATCTGGTCAATGAACCGGAAACGCCGGAAGATCTGGATTTGCCGCATCCGTTTATCGCCCTCCTGCCGCTCATCGTCGTTGGCGTTGCCAATTTGCTGTTCACCTGGTTTATCCCGCAGGCCTACGGCAACAATTTTATGATTGACCTGCCGGGGCTGAAAGCGCCGCTGGAAAGCGATGTGCAAAAGATGGTCGCCATCTGGGCGGTGATGGCCGCGCTGCTGTGCGGCATCGTCACTATCTTTCTGTTTGCCTGGCGTAACCTGAAAGGCAAGCTGGCGGACGGCAGTAAAGTGGCGGTTGGTGGGGCGATGCTCGCCTCGCTAAACACCGCATCGGAATATGGCTTCGGTGGTGTGATTGCGGCCCTGCCGGGGTTTGTGCAGGTGGCCGACGCGTTAAAAGTTATCCCCAATCCGCTGCTTAATCAGGCCATTACTATCAATATTCTTTCCGGGATCACCGGTTCTTCGTCGGGAGGAATGAGTATTGCGCTGGCGGCAATGGCCGATCGTTTTATTGAGTCGGCGCATGCGGCGGGGATCCCACTGGAAGTGATGCACCGTGTCGCGTCAATGGCCGCAGGCGGGATGGATACCTTGCCGCATAACGGGGCGATTATCACGCTGCTTGCTGTTACAGGTCTTACTCACCGCCAGGCGTATAAACCGATCCTCGGCATCACGCTGTTTAAAGTGCTCGGCGCGTTCTTCATTATCGGCGTTTACTACGTAACAGGTCTGGTATAG
- the mug gene encoding G/U mismatch-specific DNA glycosylase: MIHDILAPGLRVVFCGINPGKSSAHTGFHFAHPGNRFWKVIHQAGFTDQQLRPEEELHLLDTRCGITMLVERPTVQASEVGLHELRTGGRELVKKIEEYQPAALAILGKQAFEQAFSVRGASWGKQNMTIGVTQIWVLPNPSGLNRASLDKLVEAYRELDEALVTRGL; encoded by the coding sequence ATGATCCACGATATTCTGGCACCGGGGTTGCGGGTGGTGTTTTGTGGCATTAATCCGGGAAAATCCTCTGCCCACACGGGTTTTCACTTTGCTCATCCGGGAAATCGCTTCTGGAAAGTGATCCATCAGGCCGGTTTTACCGACCAACAATTGCGCCCGGAAGAGGAGCTGCACCTGCTGGATACGCGCTGCGGCATCACCATGCTGGTGGAGCGCCCGACGGTGCAGGCCTCGGAAGTTGGATTGCATGAACTACGCACCGGCGGCAGGGAGTTAGTGAAAAAGATAGAAGAGTATCAGCCCGCTGCATTGGCAATTCTCGGCAAGCAAGCTTTTGAACAGGCATTCAGCGTGCGCGGAGCAAGCTGGGGGAAGCAGAATATGACCATTGGCGTAACGCAAATTTGGGTACTGCCCAATCCCAGTGGCCTGAATCGTGCCTCGCTGGATAAGCTGGTTGAAGCTTATCGGGAACTGGATGAGGCGCTGGTCACGCGCGGTCTGTAG
- the hisD gene encoding histidinol dehydrogenase: MAIWLKRGAESEAVKTHDRAVREAVEKILADIEERGDAAVRELSIKFDKLDRADFRLSQQEIDDCYAQLSERDIADIRFAQEQVRNFAQHQRDSLKDIEVETLPGVVLGHKHIPVSAAGCYVPGGKYPLLASAHMSIITAKVADVPRIVTCAPPFNGKPAPAIVVAQHMAGADEIYCLGGIQAVAAMAIGTESIAPVDMLVGPGNAFVAEAKRQLFGRVGIDLFAGPTETLIIADESVDGELCATDLLGQAEHGPDSPAILLTTSEALARQTLAEIDRLLDILPTADIARQSWGKFGEVIVAQDKEELLKIANDLAFEHVQVMTEDPDWFLANMQNFGALFLGPRTNVAYGDKVIGTNHTLPTRKAARYTGGLWVGKFIKTCTYQKVLTDSASAQIGEYCSRLCALEGFAGHGEQANIRVRRYGHKDVPYAGIPE, encoded by the coding sequence ATGGCTATCTGGCTCAAGCGCGGTGCTGAATCTGAAGCGGTAAAAACGCACGATCGTGCCGTTCGTGAAGCAGTTGAGAAAATCCTGGCGGATATCGAAGAACGCGGCGATGCGGCGGTTCGCGAGCTTTCGATTAAATTCGACAAGCTCGACAGAGCAGATTTTCGGCTATCGCAGCAGGAAATTGATGATTGCTATGCCCAACTCTCTGAGCGTGATATCGCCGATATCCGCTTTGCACAAGAACAGGTGCGTAACTTTGCACAGCACCAGCGCGACAGCCTGAAAGATATTGAAGTAGAAACCTTACCGGGCGTCGTTCTGGGCCATAAACACATTCCGGTCAGCGCTGCGGGTTGCTATGTTCCGGGCGGCAAATATCCACTTTTAGCCTCGGCACATATGTCGATTATTACCGCTAAAGTGGCTGATGTACCGCGTATCGTGACCTGTGCGCCGCCGTTTAATGGTAAACCGGCTCCGGCAATCGTAGTCGCGCAGCATATGGCTGGCGCAGATGAAATTTACTGTCTGGGCGGGATCCAGGCTGTCGCGGCGATGGCAATCGGTACGGAAAGCATTGCTCCGGTCGATATGTTGGTCGGGCCGGGAAATGCCTTTGTCGCAGAAGCAAAACGCCAGCTGTTTGGCCGTGTGGGTATCGATCTGTTTGCTGGCCCCACCGAAACGCTGATCATCGCCGATGAGAGCGTGGACGGTGAACTGTGCGCCACCGATTTGCTGGGTCAGGCAGAACACGGTCCGGACTCACCCGCCATTTTGCTCACCACCTCTGAGGCGCTGGCACGTCAGACGCTGGCAGAAATTGACCGCTTGCTGGACATATTGCCGACCGCCGATATCGCTCGCCAGTCATGGGGAAAATTTGGCGAGGTGATTGTCGCGCAGGACAAAGAAGAGTTGCTGAAAATCGCCAATGACCTGGCATTCGAACATGTTCAGGTGATGACAGAAGATCCCGACTGGTTCCTCGCCAATATGCAGAACTTCGGCGCGCTCTTCCTCGGCCCGCGCACCAACGTGGCCTACGGCGACAAAGTGATTGGCACGAACCACACGCTGCCGACGCGTAAAGCGGCGCGCTACACCGGCGGTCTGTGGGTCGGCAAATTCATCAAAACCTGCACTTACCAAAAAGTTCTTACCGACAGCGCATCTGCGCAGATTGGCGAGTATTGCTCCCGCCTGTGCGCGCTGGAGGGTTTCGCCGGGCACGGAGAACAGGCCAATATCCGCGTGCGCCGCTACGGCCATAAAGATGTGCCCTATGCGGGCATTCCTGAGTAA
- a CDS encoding siderophore-interacting protein: protein MMTTTPQRYPQRVRNELRFRELTVLRAERAGSGFQRIVLGGEQLEGFSSRGFDDHTKVFFPAPGIHFVPPVVTDEGIAWGDGPRPASRDYTPLYDANCQELILDFYIHDGGVASNWAVNAQAGDKLTIGGPRGSLVVPEDYAWQLYVCDESGMPALRRRLEGLSQLPVRPHVTAVVTIADAAYQDYLAHLSGFDIQYVIGHNPQAVADKLAVITVPDEDYFIWLTGEGEVVKSLMQRYETATIDQQRVRAQAYWHNK, encoded by the coding sequence ATTATGACCACCACTCCTCAACGTTATCCTCAGCGCGTCCGTAACGAACTGCGCTTTCGCGAGTTAACCGTGTTGCGCGCTGAACGCGCGGGCAGCGGCTTCCAGCGTATTGTGCTCGGCGGTGAGCAGCTGGAGGGCTTCTCCTCTCGCGGGTTTGACGATCACACCAAAGTTTTCTTTCCCGCGCCGGGCATACACTTTGTGCCGCCGGTCGTTACGGATGAAGGCATTGCCTGGGGCGACGGGCCGCGCCCGGCCTCGCGCGACTATACACCGCTGTATGATGCCAACTGCCAGGAACTGATACTGGATTTCTATATTCACGACGGCGGCGTGGCGAGCAACTGGGCGGTCAATGCGCAGGCTGGCGATAAACTGACGATTGGCGGCCCGCGCGGCTCGCTGGTGGTGCCGGAAGATTACGCCTGGCAGCTTTATGTTTGCGACGAATCTGGCATGCCCGCATTGCGCCGTCGTCTGGAAGGGTTAAGTCAGTTGCCGGTGCGCCCGCACGTAACGGCGGTGGTCACCATTGCCGACGCTGCGTACCAGGATTATCTCGCTCACCTGAGCGGGTTTGATATTCAGTATGTTATCGGCCATAACCCGCAGGCGGTGGCGGACAAACTGGCGGTTATCACCGTGCCGGATGAGGACTACTTTATCTGGCTGACCGGGGAAGGGGAGGTGGTGAAATCCTTAATGCAGCGCTATGAGACGGCCACCATCGATCAACAACGGGTGCGTGCGCAAGCGTACTGGCACAACAAGTAA
- a CDS encoding PadR family transcriptional regulator — translation MRHPHDSNDSERHHGHGGGRRQRFFGHGELRLVILHLLSNNPSHGYEIIKAIETLTQGNYTPSPGVIYPTLDLLRDQQLIAIRDEENGRRMITITRHGQQWLEESQQQLAQIQDRVKARNVGYQLRKNPQMKRALENFKAVLDLRVNQGDVSATQLKKIIGIIDRAALEISQLD, via the coding sequence ATGCGCCACCCTCACGATAGCAACGACAGCGAACGCCACCACGGCCACGGCGGAGGACGCCGCCAGCGCTTTTTCGGCCACGGCGAATTGCGGCTGGTGATCCTGCATCTGCTGAGCAACAACCCCAGCCACGGCTACGAAATTATTAAAGCCATCGAAACGCTGACGCAGGGCAACTACACACCCAGTCCCGGTGTCATTTACCCGACCCTCGATTTACTGCGCGATCAGCAGCTTATTGCCATTAGAGATGAGGAGAACGGCCGCAGGATGATTACGATCACCCGACACGGCCAGCAGTGGCTGGAAGAGAGCCAGCAACAGTTGGCGCAAATTCAGGATCGGGTCAAAGCACGCAACGTCGGTTACCAGTTACGAAAGAACCCGCAAATGAAACGGGCGCTGGAGAACTTCAAAGCGGTGCTGGATTTACGGGTGAATCAGGGGGACGTCAGCGCCACGCAGCTTAAAAAGATAATTGGCATTATCGACCGCGCGGCGCTGGAGATTTCCCAGCTCGATTAA
- a CDS encoding LacI family DNA-binding transcriptional regulator, with product MAGLHKRAVTSYDVAKAAGVSQSAVSRAFTDGAKISPATKEKVRKVAAELGYRPSFIAQSLITRRSTLIGIVVPGLVNPFYSAVLDELSHRLNLMGYRVLLFSMYRDDDTTPIMEEILRHRVEALVLVSSSLSSHFAQECQQMDLPVLLLNRKIDSQSVSSVTSDNLGGGAAIADFLLDIGHQQLAFIAGRDTSSTSFDREVGFRRRLEERGARPPLRDSGMWSIEEAMNATRRLMALPTPPDALFCANDMMAIAALNVVVGELGMQAGRDISVVGFDDIAMASWPLINLTTWVQPLSAMVGSAIEVLKTQLENAEAAPVQHVLKGELIIRGSTRPLRG from the coding sequence ATGGCGGGTTTACATAAACGTGCGGTAACAAGTTATGACGTGGCGAAAGCTGCGGGCGTTTCGCAATCTGCGGTTTCCAGGGCCTTTACCGACGGGGCAAAAATATCGCCCGCGACGAAAGAGAAAGTTCGTAAAGTGGCTGCTGAGCTGGGCTATCGCCCCAGTTTTATTGCCCAGTCGCTCATTACCCGGCGTTCAACGCTGATTGGCATTGTGGTGCCAGGCCTGGTAAACCCGTTTTATTCCGCCGTTCTTGATGAACTTTCTCACCGGCTCAACCTGATGGGCTATCGCGTCCTGCTGTTTTCGATGTATCGCGATGACGATACCACGCCGATTATGGAAGAGATCCTGCGCCATCGTGTTGAAGCGCTGGTGCTGGTTTCCAGTAGCCTCTCCTCGCATTTTGCCCAGGAGTGCCAGCAGATGGATCTCCCCGTTTTACTGCTCAACCGTAAAATCGACAGCCAGTCTGTTTCCAGTGTCACCAGTGATAATTTGGGCGGCGGGGCGGCAATCGCCGATTTCTTGTTAGATATTGGTCACCAGCAACTGGCGTTTATTGCTGGCAGAGATACATCATCCACCAGCTTTGACCGGGAAGTGGGGTTTCGTCGACGGCTGGAAGAGCGTGGTGCCAGGCCGCCGCTGCGCGATAGCGGAATGTGGTCGATAGAGGAGGCGATGAACGCTACCCGTCGATTGATGGCTTTGCCGACGCCGCCGGATGCGCTGTTTTGCGCCAATGACATGATGGCTATCGCGGCGCTAAACGTGGTCGTGGGCGAACTGGGGATGCAGGCAGGGCGCGATATCTCTGTTGTCGGCTTTGACGATATCGCAATGGCTAGCTGGCCACTTATCAATCTCACGACCTGGGTTCAGCCGTTGTCCGCGATGGTGGGATCCGCCATCGAGGTATTAAAAACGCAACTGGAAAACGCAGAAGCGGCCCCCGTACAGCATGTACTGAAAGGGGAGCTTATTATTCGGGGAAGCACCCGACCGCTGCGCGGTTAA